A genomic stretch from Candidatus Melainabacteria bacterium includes:
- a CDS encoding glycosyltransferase, protein MRVHSSTVRILYTNLWSYQVEYSTSVSVVIPCYNSQDSLPQLLEELRATLESTVQAFEIICVNDNSSDDTWATILAAVESYPLQAITLMRNYGQHNAILCGVRAARYDVIVTLDDDLQNPPAEIPVLLKKLAEGYDVVYGRPATYKQSYSRMVTSRMVRAMLRHFCKVQSAGEITSFRAFRTCLRGGFTEFRSPFVSLDVLLTWATTKITAVAVQHREREYGRSNYSWAHLFTIAMNLMTAYSVLPLRVASFSGLVCLFLGSVLLLGLFAQQMITAHGFGGVPVLAGVVSLLSGAQLLAIGVMGEYLARIYSTSVAQPPYVIKSKVLSRGMRGAVIHGEFSEQHAVPNVVHYAH, encoded by the coding sequence ATAAGAGTCCACAGCTCGACAGTTCGCATATTATATACGAACCTCTGGAGTTATCAAGTGGAATATTCAACCTCTGTCTCCGTCGTTATCCCCTGTTACAACAGTCAGGATTCCCTTCCGCAGTTGTTGGAAGAGCTTCGCGCCACTTTAGAAAGCACCGTGCAGGCTTTTGAAATTATTTGCGTGAACGACAACAGCAGCGATGACACCTGGGCTACCATTCTCGCCGCGGTGGAGTCGTATCCACTTCAGGCAATCACGTTGATGCGTAATTATGGTCAGCACAACGCAATTTTGTGCGGTGTGCGTGCCGCTCGTTACGATGTGATTGTCACTCTAGATGATGATTTGCAGAATCCCCCTGCCGAAATTCCGGTTCTGCTGAAGAAGCTTGCCGAAGGCTACGACGTTGTCTACGGCAGACCCGCTACGTACAAGCAGAGTTATTCACGTATGGTCACATCGCGCATGGTGCGCGCGATGCTGCGCCACTTTTGCAAAGTGCAGTCCGCAGGCGAGATTACTTCCTTTAGAGCATTCAGAACTTGCTTGCGTGGGGGCTTCACTGAGTTTCGCAGTCCATTTGTTTCGTTGGATGTTTTGCTCACCTGGGCTACAACGAAAATCACTGCCGTTGCAGTTCAGCATCGAGAGCGTGAATACGGCCGTTCTAATTACAGTTGGGCGCACCTGTTCACTATCGCGATGAATCTCATGACTGCCTACAGCGTTCTACCCTTGCGGGTAGCCTCTTTTTCCGGTTTAGTGTGTTTGTTTCTTGGAAGCGTTCTATTGCTTGGACTCTTCGCCCAGCAGATGATCACTGCTCACGGTTTTGGCGGTGTTCCGGTGCTTGCCGGTGTAGTCAGCCTGCTTTCAGGCGCTCAGCTGCTTGCCATCGGAGTGATGGGTGAATATCTGGCTCGCATCTATTCGACCTCAGTTGCACAACCACCTTACGTGATTAAATCAAAGGTTCTCAGCCGGGGCATGCGAGGTGCGGTTATTCATGGAGAATTCAGCGAACAGCACGCTGTTCCCAATGTCGTGCATTACGCTCATTAG
- a CDS encoding class I SAM-dependent methyltransferase yields MNAAIFQVVNEFFTRTINQHGPTPKGVDWNSEAAQEVRFEQLLKILPEDGSHSLNDYGCGYGALLDYCLKHGLDVDYVGFDIVEAMIKEAVRTHDKIERARFIYGQQLTVESDYTVASGVFNLKGPIPDETWTQYVCDTLEKIDRLSKKGFAFNLLTKYSDAEKMRSDLYYGDPCFYFDLCKRLYARNIALLHNYRQYEFTILVHKEI; encoded by the coding sequence ATGAACGCCGCGATTTTTCAAGTCGTGAATGAATTTTTCACGCGAACAATAAATCAACACGGGCCGACACCAAAAGGCGTCGATTGGAACAGCGAAGCAGCGCAGGAAGTACGTTTCGAACAACTGCTAAAAATCCTGCCGGAAGATGGCTCACATTCACTGAATGATTACGGCTGTGGCTACGGCGCTTTGCTGGACTACTGCCTGAAGCACGGACTCGATGTCGATTACGTCGGATTCGACATTGTTGAAGCGATGATTAAAGAGGCAGTAAGAACGCACGACAAAATCGAACGTGCAAGGTTCATCTACGGTCAGCAACTGACCGTCGAATCCGACTACACCGTTGCCTCGGGTGTCTTCAATTTGAAAGGACCGATTCCTGACGAGACCTGGACACAGTACGTTTGTGACACACTCGAAAAGATCGACAGGCTTAGCAAGAAGGGATTTGCTTTCAACCTCCTGACCAAATATTCCGACGCTGAAAAGATGCGGTCCGACCTTTACTACGGCGACCCGTGTTTTTACTTTGATCTATGCAAACGATTGTATGCTCGTAACATCGCACTTTTACACAATTACAGGCAATACGAATTTACTATCCTTGTTCATAAGGAGATTTAG
- a CDS encoding DUF547 domain-containing protein: MNLSAGKKTIPLILLGIGIALVAFHVLVNGPSWVKAAFAKIEHPKTYRFETYDRLLHEVVKGDSVDYKLVKQSPLLNKAVDELAVVAPDKLESDKEKASYWINTYNLLMLKLLADRYPIDSPRRLGNAVSFTKFTIGGDTYSARDVVDLKLNEYFKRNPLLAFLVCGGSKGEPPLLDHAIEPGTMITDSEKALDHFVNDPANTRWDEVANVFYISPYFQRYDDYFVAYFESPHILVASHLKKSVPAANVSMLKRFFRDYDHRLNDVEQTNDKSAAPSSSTSDKSSAASSSTNDKSSAPSSSTSDKKASQ, translated from the coding sequence ATGAATCTATCTGCGGGCAAAAAAACTATACCTCTGATTCTGCTGGGCATTGGCATTGCCCTGGTAGCCTTCCACGTGCTTGTAAACGGCCCATCCTGGGTGAAAGCTGCATTTGCGAAAATCGAGCACCCCAAGACTTATCGCTTCGAAACCTATGACCGCTTATTGCATGAAGTCGTCAAAGGCGACAGTGTCGACTATAAATTGGTGAAGCAATCGCCGCTGCTCAATAAAGCCGTGGATGAATTAGCAGTCGTAGCACCAGACAAACTGGAATCAGACAAAGAGAAAGCCTCCTATTGGATCAATACTTACAATTTGCTCATGCTGAAACTGCTGGCTGACCGCTATCCGATTGATTCTCCGCGCCGTCTGGGAAACGCTGTCAGCTTCACAAAATTCACCATCGGTGGTGACACATATTCAGCTCGTGATGTTGTCGATCTGAAGCTCAATGAGTATTTCAAACGAAATCCTCTTCTGGCATTCCTCGTCTGCGGCGGTTCGAAAGGCGAGCCCCCCCTGCTTGATCATGCAATTGAGCCCGGAACCATGATCACGGATTCAGAAAAAGCTCTGGACCACTTCGTCAACGACCCGGCCAACACGCGCTGGGACGAAGTGGCCAATGTGTTTTACATCTCCCCCTACTTTCAGAGATATGACGACTATTTCGTCGCATACTTTGAATCACCACATATTTTGGTCGCTTCTCACCTGAAGAAATCTGTGCCGGCTGCAAACGTGAGCATGCTCAAAAGATTTTTCAGAGACTACGACCACAGGCTCAACGACGTCGAGCAGACCAACGATAAAAGCGCAGCGCCGTCTAGCAGTACCAGTGATAAAAGCTCAGCAGCATCTAGCAGTACCAACGATAAAAGCTCAGCGCCGTCTAGCAGTACCAGCGATAAGAAGGCCAGTCAATGA